In the Streptomyces formicae genome, one interval contains:
- a CDS encoding ABC transporter ATP-binding protein, whose protein sequence is MTLLDIQDLTVRVPGAARPVLDSVSLHVAPGEVVGLVGESGSGKSTTAKAAIGLLPAGATATGAVRFEDTDVLSLTGEGLRAHRAGPVAMVHQDPRAALNPVRRIGDFLTERGATRARAAELLAAVGLSSPERRLRQRPHELSGGMLQRVVIAGALAAEPRLLLADEATSALDVTTQAEILALLRTLRADRDLGLLLITHDLHLAAAYCDRVYVMYAGRVVEERSARALFTTPAHPYTRGLLSCSPTLGTTHPLHPIPGRPPSLSDTFTGCPFVTRCGEAEENCETWTPARTQLHEGGTVECAVAPVVGRRSARRNGWAQPPSPSTATTEASHS, encoded by the coding sequence ATGACGCTGCTCGACATCCAAGACCTCACCGTCCGCGTCCCCGGCGCCGCGCGCCCCGTCCTCGACTCGGTCTCGCTCCACGTCGCCCCCGGCGAAGTCGTCGGCCTGGTCGGCGAGTCCGGCTCGGGCAAGTCGACCACGGCGAAGGCCGCGATCGGTCTGCTGCCCGCAGGCGCGACGGCGACCGGCGCGGTCCGCTTCGAGGACACCGACGTCCTCAGCCTCACCGGAGAAGGACTCCGTGCCCACCGGGCGGGCCCCGTCGCCATGGTCCACCAGGACCCGCGCGCCGCCCTCAACCCGGTGCGCCGCATCGGCGACTTCCTGACCGAACGCGGCGCGACGCGGGCCCGCGCGGCCGAACTCCTGGCAGCGGTGGGCCTCTCGTCCCCCGAACGCCGCCTGCGCCAGCGCCCCCACGAACTCTCCGGCGGCATGCTGCAACGCGTCGTCATCGCGGGCGCCCTGGCCGCCGAACCCCGCTTGCTCCTCGCCGACGAGGCGACCAGCGCCCTGGACGTGACGACCCAGGCGGAGATCCTCGCCCTCCTGCGCACCCTGCGCGCCGACCGCGACCTCGGCCTGCTCCTGATCACCCACGACCTGCACCTGGCGGCGGCGTACTGCGACCGCGTGTACGTGATGTACGCGGGCCGAGTGGTCGAAGAACGCTCGGCCCGGGCCCTGTTCACGACCCCGGCCCACCCCTACACCCGCGGCCTCCTCTCCTGCTCCCCGACCCTGGGTACCACCCACCCCCTCCACCCGATCCCGGGCCGCCCCCCATCCCTCTCGGACACGTTCACGGGCTGCCCGTTCGTGACGAGGTGCGGGGAGGCGGAGGAGAACTGCGAGACGTGGACCCCGGCCCGCACACAGTTGCACGAGGGCGGCACGGTCGAGTGCGCCGTCGCTCCCGTTGTGGGCAGGCGTTCCGCCCGGCGGAACGGGTGGGCACAACCCCCGTCGCCGAGCACCGCTACGACGGAGGCAAGCCACTCATGA